One window from the genome of Streptomyces cadmiisoli encodes:
- a CDS encoding bifunctional DNA primase/polymerase, whose translation MATTDRQATTLALAHALTAAERGLAVIPLTRTKLPALRSPHRDNPAAPVCHGECGRFGHGVYDASTDARRIRELFAAAPWATGYGIACGLPPHHLIGIDLDTKSGTDSSTALRELALRHLFTIPPTVVVLTPSGGRHLWLTGPPDVAVPNSAGRLAPGIDVRGAGGYLVGPGSRTEHGVYGAAPGTAHLPPAPCPRALLRLLLPPPRAASRTGSGTSTAGHGQGLVQFVLAAHEGQRNTRLFWAACRAYENGLGPALIPALIEAARGTGLSEREARATIASAARLTRGRG comes from the coding sequence ATGGCCACCACCGACCGGCAGGCCACGACGCTGGCCCTCGCACACGCCCTGACAGCCGCCGAACGCGGGCTGGCCGTCATCCCGCTGACCCGGACGAAACTCCCGGCCCTGCGCTCCCCCCACCGCGACAACCCCGCCGCGCCCGTCTGCCACGGCGAATGCGGCCGCTTCGGACACGGTGTGTACGACGCCTCGACCGATGCGCGCCGCATCCGCGAGCTGTTCGCCGCCGCACCCTGGGCCACCGGTTACGGCATCGCCTGCGGACTGCCCCCGCACCACCTCATCGGCATCGACCTGGACACCAAATCGGGCACGGACTCCTCGACCGCGCTGCGCGAACTGGCCCTGCGGCACCTGTTCACCATCCCTCCGACCGTGGTCGTCCTCACGCCCAGCGGCGGCCGCCACCTGTGGCTGACCGGACCGCCCGACGTGGCCGTCCCCAACTCGGCGGGCCGCCTCGCTCCCGGGATCGACGTCCGCGGCGCCGGCGGCTACCTCGTCGGACCCGGCTCCCGCACCGAACACGGTGTGTACGGCGCCGCCCCGGGCACCGCGCACCTGCCGCCCGCCCCCTGTCCGCGCGCCCTGCTGCGCCTGCTGCTCCCGCCGCCCCGCGCCGCATCGCGCACGGGGAGCGGGACATCCACCGCCGGACACGGGCAGGGCCTGGTCCAGTTCGTCCTCGCCGCCCACGAGGGCCAGCGCAACACCCGCCTCTTCTGGGCGGCCTGCCGCGCCTACGAGAACGGCCTGGGGCCCGCCCTGATCCCGGCCCTGATCGAAGCGGCCCGGGGGACCGGCCTCAGCGAGCGGGAAGCCCGGGCGACGATCGCGTCGGCGGCACGGTTGACGCGGGGGCGGGGGTGA
- a CDS encoding bifunctional MaoC family dehydratase N-terminal/OB-fold nucleic acid binding domain-containing protein — MDDDDLSVRLKAYEGRPAAVAGTGHDPVNLPMIRHWCEALGDTNPAYTGPGAVAPPAMLQVWTMGGLGGHTARTTAYDELLGLLDAAGCVAVVATDCEQEYLRPLRPGDEITFDTVIESVSARKTTRLGSGYFVTTRTDVRAGGELAGTHRFRILKYAPAARQRTAPRDRRPRPVVNRDNAGFWAGVERGELLIQRCAGCRTPRFPWLPGCPDCGGPDWDTVRASGEGTVHSYVVMHHPPFPAFTEADDTEGAEGAEDTEATAGPYAVGLIELAEGVRMVSNVIGVPYDKVRIGMPVRLEFRRYDDELVLPVFRGGTP, encoded by the coding sequence GTGGACGACGACGACCTGTCCGTACGCCTCAAGGCCTACGAGGGACGGCCCGCCGCCGTCGCCGGAACAGGCCACGACCCCGTGAACCTGCCCATGATCCGGCACTGGTGCGAGGCGCTCGGCGACACCAACCCGGCCTACACCGGACCCGGCGCCGTCGCCCCGCCCGCCATGCTCCAGGTCTGGACGATGGGCGGCCTCGGCGGGCACACGGCGCGCACGACGGCGTACGACGAACTCCTCGGCCTGCTCGACGCGGCGGGCTGCGTCGCGGTCGTGGCCACCGACTGCGAGCAGGAGTACCTGCGCCCGCTGCGACCGGGCGACGAGATCACCTTCGACACGGTGATCGAGTCGGTGTCGGCGCGGAAGACCACCAGGCTCGGCTCCGGGTACTTCGTCACCACCCGCACCGACGTCCGGGCGGGCGGCGAACTCGCCGGCACCCACCGCTTCCGCATCCTCAAGTACGCGCCCGCGGCACGGCAGCGCACCGCGCCGCGCGACCGCCGCCCCCGGCCCGTCGTCAACCGCGACAACGCCGGATTCTGGGCGGGCGTCGAGCGGGGCGAGCTGCTGATCCAGCGCTGCGCCGGCTGCCGGACGCCGCGCTTCCCCTGGCTCCCCGGCTGTCCCGACTGCGGCGGCCCCGACTGGGACACCGTCCGGGCGAGCGGCGAGGGCACGGTCCACTCGTACGTCGTCATGCACCACCCGCCGTTCCCGGCGTTCACCGAAGCCGACGACACCGAGGGGGCAGAGGGGGCCGAGGACACCGAGGCGACGGCGGGTCCCTACGCCGTGGGGCTGATCGAACTGGCCGAGGGGGTGCGGATGGTGAGCAATGTGATCGGGGTGCCGTACGACAAGGTGCGGATCGGGATGCCGGTGCGGCTGGAGTTCCGGCGGTACGACGACGAGCTGGTGCTGCCCGTGTTCCGAGGGGGGACGCCGTGA
- a CDS encoding MaoC/PaaZ C-terminal domain-containing protein, protein MRVGDELPPLEIEITRTLIVAGAIASRDHQDVHHDHEAARQKGSPDVFMNILTTNGLVGRYVTDHFGPAAVLRGVAVRLGAPNHPGDTMVLTGRVEEVDGRTAVVRVTGDNGVGRHVTGTVKVTLPEGARP, encoded by the coding sequence GTGCGCGTGGGCGACGAGCTGCCGCCGCTGGAGATCGAGATCACCCGCACGCTGATCGTGGCGGGGGCGATCGCCTCGCGGGACCACCAGGACGTGCACCACGACCACGAGGCGGCCCGGCAGAAGGGCTCCCCCGATGTCTTCATGAACATCCTGACGACGAACGGCCTGGTCGGCCGCTACGTCACCGATCATTTCGGACCGGCGGCCGTCCTGCGCGGGGTGGCCGTCCGGCTCGGCGCGCCCAACCACCCCGGCGACACCATGGTGCTCACCGGCCGGGTCGAGGAGGTCGACGGACGCACGGCCGTCGTCCGGGTGACCGGCGACAACGGCGTCGGCAGGCATGTGACCGGCACCGTGAAGGTCACGCTGCCCGAAGGGGCGCGCCCATGA
- a CDS encoding lipid-transfer protein, whose product MSARVAAIAGIGATEFSKDSGRSELRLAVEAVRAALDDAGLTPADVDGMVTFTMDTNPEITVAQACGMGELSFFSRVHYGGGAACATVQQAALAVAAGAAEVVVCYRAFNERSGRRFGSGVRHREPSAEGVALGWVMPYGLLTPASWVAMAAQRYLHTYGLTPQEAFGPVAVTARRHAATNPAAYFHGRPITLADHAASRWIAEPLRLLDCCQETDGGQALVVTTLERARDLPRPPAVVTAAAQGAGRGQEQMTGFHRGDLTALRESAVVARQLWRTSGLGPADIDVGIVYDHFTPFVLMQLEAYGFCGPGEAAGFVAADRLPLNTHGGQLGEAYLHGMNGIAEAVRQVRGTSPNQVPGAARALVTAGTGVPTSGLVLTADG is encoded by the coding sequence ATGAGCGCCCGGGTCGCCGCGATCGCCGGCATCGGCGCCACCGAGTTCTCCAAGGACTCCGGGCGCAGCGAGCTGCGGCTGGCCGTGGAGGCGGTGCGGGCTGCCCTCGACGACGCCGGGCTGACACCGGCCGACGTGGACGGCATGGTCACGTTCACCATGGACACCAACCCGGAGATCACCGTCGCCCAGGCCTGCGGAATGGGTGAGTTGTCCTTCTTCTCCCGGGTTCACTACGGGGGTGGCGCGGCGTGCGCGACCGTTCAGCAGGCGGCGCTGGCGGTGGCGGCGGGCGCGGCGGAGGTGGTCGTCTGCTACCGCGCCTTCAACGAGCGGTCGGGGCGCCGCTTCGGCTCCGGAGTGCGGCACCGGGAACCGTCGGCGGAGGGTGTGGCACTCGGCTGGGTGATGCCGTACGGGCTGCTCACCCCGGCCTCCTGGGTGGCGATGGCCGCCCAGCGCTATCTGCACACCTACGGGCTGACCCCGCAGGAGGCCTTCGGCCCGGTCGCGGTGACCGCCCGCCGGCACGCGGCGACCAACCCGGCGGCGTACTTCCACGGTCGTCCGATCACGCTCGCCGACCACGCGGCCTCCCGGTGGATCGCCGAGCCGCTGCGCCTGCTGGACTGCTGCCAGGAGACGGACGGCGGCCAGGCGCTGGTCGTCACGACCCTCGAACGGGCCCGTGACCTGCCGCGTCCGCCGGCCGTCGTGACGGCCGCCGCGCAGGGCGCCGGCCGCGGGCAGGAGCAGATGACCGGCTTCCACCGCGGCGACCTGACCGCGCTGCGCGAGTCGGCGGTGGTCGCCCGGCAGCTGTGGCGGACGTCGGGACTCGGCCCGGCCGACATCGACGTGGGGATCGTCTACGACCACTTCACGCCGTTCGTCCTCATGCAACTGGAGGCGTACGGGTTCTGCGGGCCCGGCGAGGCGGCCGGCTTCGTCGCCGCGGACCGGCTGCCGCTGAACACCCACGGAGGCCAGCTCGGAGAGGCGTACCTGCACGGCATGAACGGCATCGCGGAGGCCGTGCGCCAGGTGCGGGGCACCTCCCCGAACCAGGTGCCGGGCGCGGCACGGGCCCTGGTGACGGCGGGGACCGGAGTGCCGACCTCGGGGCTCGTCCTCACGGCCGACGGATGA
- a CDS encoding SigE family RNA polymerase sigma factor, giving the protein MTTPVCTSASTAATTARQTHPYAAYPSFSSYVRARGPVLLRTARSLTANPCDAEDLLQTALTKTYVAWERIEDHRALDGYVRRALLNTRTSQWRKRKVDEFACDELPEPEPVAAADDPAEHQALHDAMWRAIMRLPARQRAMVVLRYYEDLSEAQTAEVLDVSVGTVKSAVSRALGKLREDPELGLVR; this is encoded by the coding sequence ATGACCACACCCGTCTGCACCAGCGCTTCGACCGCTGCTACGACAGCGAGGCAGACCCATCCGTACGCGGCGTACCCGTCCTTCTCGTCGTACGTACGGGCCCGCGGGCCGGTGCTGCTGCGTACCGCCCGGTCGCTCACCGCGAACCCGTGCGACGCGGAGGACCTGCTCCAGACCGCGCTCACCAAGACGTATGTCGCGTGGGAGCGCATCGAGGACCACCGCGCGCTGGACGGCTACGTCCGCCGCGCGCTGCTGAACACCCGCACCTCGCAGTGGCGCAAGCGCAAGGTGGACGAGTTCGCCTGCGACGAACTGCCCGAGCCGGAGCCGGTGGCCGCGGCGGACGACCCGGCCGAACACCAGGCGCTGCACGACGCGATGTGGCGGGCGATCATGCGGCTGCCCGCGCGGCAGCGGGCGATGGTCGTCCTCAGGTACTACGAGGATCTGAGCGAGGCGCAGACGGCCGAGGTGCTCGACGTGTCGGTGGGCACCGTCAAGTCGGCGGTGTCCCGGGCGCTGGGCAAGCTGCGGGAGGACCCCGAACTGGGGCTGGTCCGCTGA
- a CDS encoding long-chain fatty acid--CoA ligase, which yields MSPREDAVLSTMQDVPLLISRILTHGSTVHGSSQVITWTGEEEAQRRSFAEIGTRAAQLAHALRDDLGVRDDDRVATLAWNNAEHVEAYFAIPSMGAVLHTLNLRLPPEQLAWIVNHAADRVIIANGSLLPLLAPLLPHLKTVEHVVVTGPGDRALLADASAQVHEYEDLLAGKPTAYDWPELDERSAAAMCYTSGTTGDPKGVVYSHRSVYLHSMQVNMTQSMGLTDQDTSLVVVPQFHVNAWGLPHATFMTGVNLLMPDRFLQPAPLAAMIEREKPTHAAAVPTIWQGLLAELTANPRDVSSLTQVTIGGSACPPSLMEAFDRLGMRVCHAWGMTETSPLGTVARPPAHAVGTDEELAYRLTQGRFPAGVEGRLTGPGGDRLPWDGESAGELEVRGPWIAGAYYNGPDAEPLRPQDKFSEDGWLKTGDVGTISPDGYLTLTDRAKDVIKSGGEWISSVELENALMAHPAVAEAAVVAVPDDKWGERPLATVVLKDGATADFETLRAFLAAEGKIAKWQLPERWTVIPSVPKTSVGKFDKKVLRRQYADGALEVTRL from the coding sequence ATGTCGCCCCGGGAGGACGCCGTGCTGAGCACGATGCAGGACGTACCGCTGCTGATTTCGAGGATCCTGACCCACGGTTCCACGGTCCACGGCTCGTCACAGGTGATCACCTGGACCGGCGAGGAGGAGGCGCAGCGCCGCTCGTTCGCCGAGATCGGCACCCGAGCCGCCCAGTTGGCCCACGCCCTGCGCGACGACCTGGGGGTACGCGACGACGACCGGGTCGCCACGCTCGCCTGGAACAACGCCGAGCACGTCGAGGCCTACTTCGCGATCCCCTCCATGGGCGCGGTCCTGCACACCCTCAACCTCCGGCTGCCCCCGGAGCAGCTCGCCTGGATCGTCAACCACGCCGCCGACCGCGTGATCATCGCCAACGGTTCGCTGCTGCCGCTGCTCGCCCCGCTGCTGCCGCACCTGAAGACGGTCGAACACGTCGTCGTCACCGGCCCCGGCGACCGCGCGCTGCTGGCCGACGCCTCCGCCCAGGTGCACGAGTACGAGGACCTGCTCGCCGGCAAGCCCACCGCCTACGACTGGCCGGAGCTGGACGAGCGCTCCGCCGCCGCCATGTGCTACACCTCGGGCACCACGGGCGACCCCAAGGGCGTGGTCTACAGCCACCGTTCGGTCTATCTGCACTCGATGCAGGTCAACATGACCCAGTCGATGGGCCTGACCGACCAGGACACCTCCCTCGTCGTGGTCCCCCAGTTCCACGTCAACGCCTGGGGCCTGCCGCACGCCACCTTCATGACCGGCGTGAACCTGCTGATGCCGGACCGCTTCCTGCAGCCCGCGCCGCTCGCCGCGATGATCGAACGCGAGAAGCCGACGCACGCCGCCGCCGTGCCCACCATCTGGCAGGGCCTGCTCGCCGAACTCACCGCGAACCCCCGCGACGTCTCCTCCCTCACCCAGGTCACGATCGGCGGCTCCGCCTGTCCGCCCTCCCTGATGGAGGCCTTCGACCGGCTGGGCATGCGGGTCTGCCACGCCTGGGGCATGACCGAGACGTCCCCGCTCGGCACCGTCGCCCGCCCGCCGGCCCACGCGGTGGGCACCGACGAGGAGTTGGCCTACCGCCTCACCCAGGGCCGCTTCCCGGCCGGCGTCGAGGGCCGGCTGACCGGCCCCGGCGGCGACCGGCTCCCCTGGGACGGCGAGTCCGCCGGCGAGCTGGAGGTCCGCGGCCCGTGGATCGCCGGCGCCTACTACAACGGCCCCGACGCCGAACCGCTGCGCCCGCAGGACAAGTTCAGCGAGGACGGCTGGCTGAAGACCGGCGACGTCGGCACCATCAGCCCGGACGGCTACCTCACCCTCACCGACCGCGCCAAGGACGTCATCAAGTCCGGCGGCGAGTGGATCTCCTCGGTGGAGCTGGAGAACGCCCTGATGGCCCACCCGGCCGTCGCGGAGGCCGCCGTGGTCGCCGTCCCCGACGACAAGTGGGGCGAACGCCCGCTGGCCACGGTCGTGCTCAAGGACGGCGCCACCGCCGACTTCGAGACCCTGCGGGCCTTCCTCGCCGCCGAGGGCAAGATCGCCAAGTGGCAGCTGCCGGAGCGCTGGACGGTCATCCCGTCGGTCCCGAAGACCAGCGTCGGCAAGTTCGACAAGAAGGTGCTGCGCCGGCAGTACGCCGACGGGGCGCTCGAAGTCACCCGCCTCTGA
- a CDS encoding PAS domain-containing protein: protein MSSRPSRGAARLAAILDALPDALVLVNANGTVVNANTIALEAFEAPGTALVGRGLLDLLPQFDSKLIPGSMRRPDHIDPRGRTKPTRMIARRTDGSEFPVEVTSANLENAQQAYDSHGYTQDELLMLVVRDLSGTVDTEAELARSQRQTEMILRAAAEGVVGTDTDGRIVLVNPAAAQILGYRAGELGGKELHTLVLHSRADGSPFPYDESPLADTLRSGRKHRVRGQALWSKSGTKVAVDLTTAPVRDGDQLVGAVMTFTDRRPYDVLAEEKQVAQKRHAEELERLAEEHASDLTALRQQHVTELEELREQHEEELAAGDDRYAALAEREKDRYEALAGRHDQLLTLLGRSLRGPLDELRRELAALAADDAGQLWPEANQVLHHLSAGYSRITQLIDNVLGYQQLDAGTAAITRTKVMLDGVVAAGVDGAVELIGPGRVQFAVHAPPIEAEVDPQLLATALAHLVADVAGVDATGNSPVSAGGYLDNTVVVAAAQRGEVVRIEVRGPYAGGDPVHEPIVRGIVRAHGGVLQTHEVPGMSGSAFVLEVPLGGGAGAVSAPAAPESAGDDSTDASDQTSGGGGRRRSRRASVDAFLESDTAQSAPGTEIAVPGTEAAAPTGRRRRRAAPPALEAPVAATEVTSGTGRRRGRPAEVAGAADGTAQDAADGVSEGAVVTAAEHAAGSAAVGTGLGGTVPPQGVPASGGGRRARRAAGEQNALPPALPAAAPADSGAEDQEPTGRRRRALAAAQERAAAQDTGPRTVFALPPAEADRTPDGGAAAGQTAVAVQAPAAQLPSQGAPGAGPADDRGRHDAVPHDQSEDHTPPQPHPASAPTGRRRRAVAQQAETATVAPQAIPAQMTPDQMAPAQARPAQPAPAAQPGPATADRRQGVPAQHPSGQLGLPAPAVAEPVAQPAQSPGAAARPLPAEATPGAATPAPPQWPGTAAGHDDTSGAGAPVPPAGAAVPPDAAAVRTPAEAGAPTPAPGTPLPPEAQAAAARTRTAQPLPAETAAAPVDPNSTQGRAISVRTLGQGVPFNRQAAQVQQPAAGATPPPQQSTAGGRRRKLGTPPDPAGARPHPPAEQTPVPQQPQPAAAGQSRLPAQPSEGAGRSYAIGAPDENAAEGPEPLDGPGGAVEVADTPRPQPMDDELPPEPLDNPRRLLVWPAPDVSTQQALSERGYRPVIVHSREEVDAQIAAFPAALFVDPLTGPITRTALQSLRQAAVAAEVPVMVTAGLGQATREAAYGADPAVLLKALAPRDSEQHPPRVLLIEEHAEIALALTATLERRGMQVARAASDTDAVTLAGQFRPNLVVMDLHQVHRGRAGIVDWLRANGQLNRTPLVVYTAAVDQADLPRLASGETVLFLAERSTSAEVQVRIVDLLARIGTN, encoded by the coding sequence GTGAGCAGCAGGCCATCCCGAGGCGCTGCTCGCCTCGCAGCCATACTCGACGCGCTGCCCGACGCGTTGGTGCTGGTCAACGCCAACGGGACCGTCGTCAACGCCAACACCATCGCGCTGGAGGCCTTCGAGGCGCCGGGCACCGCGCTGGTCGGACGCGGGCTGCTCGATCTGCTGCCGCAGTTCGACTCCAAGCTGATCCCCGGCTCCATGCGCCGCCCCGACCACATCGATCCGCGCGGCCGGACCAAGCCGACCCGGATGATCGCCCGGCGGACCGACGGCAGCGAGTTCCCGGTCGAGGTCACCAGCGCGAACCTCGAGAACGCCCAGCAGGCCTACGACAGTCACGGCTACACCCAGGACGAGTTGCTGATGCTCGTCGTGCGGGACCTGTCGGGGACCGTCGACACCGAGGCCGAGCTGGCCCGTTCGCAGCGGCAGACCGAGATGATCCTGCGGGCCGCCGCCGAGGGTGTGGTGGGCACCGACACCGACGGGCGGATCGTCCTCGTCAACCCGGCCGCCGCGCAGATACTGGGCTACCGCGCCGGCGAACTCGGCGGCAAGGAACTGCACACGCTCGTACTGCACTCGCGCGCCGACGGCTCCCCCTTCCCGTACGACGAGTCCCCGCTCGCCGACACCCTGCGTTCGGGGCGCAAGCACCGGGTGCGCGGGCAGGCGCTGTGGTCCAAGAGCGGCACCAAGGTGGCCGTCGACCTGACCACCGCGCCGGTGCGCGACGGCGACCAACTGGTCGGCGCCGTGATGACCTTCACCGACCGGCGGCCCTACGACGTGCTCGCCGAGGAGAAGCAGGTCGCGCAGAAGCGGCACGCGGAGGAGCTGGAGCGGCTCGCCGAGGAGCACGCCAGCGACCTCACCGCCCTGCGCCAGCAGCACGTCACGGAGCTGGAGGAGCTGCGCGAGCAGCACGAGGAGGAACTGGCGGCCGGCGACGACCGGTACGCCGCCCTCGCCGAGCGGGAGAAGGACCGGTACGAGGCTCTGGCGGGGCGGCACGATCAGCTGCTGACGCTGCTCGGCCGGTCGCTGCGCGGACCGCTGGACGAGCTGCGCCGCGAGCTGGCGGCGCTGGCCGCCGACGACGCGGGGCAGCTGTGGCCCGAGGCCAACCAGGTGCTGCACCACCTGTCGGCCGGGTACTCCCGGATCACCCAGCTCATCGACAACGTCCTCGGCTACCAGCAGCTGGACGCCGGTACCGCGGCGATCACCCGTACGAAGGTGATGCTCGACGGTGTCGTCGCGGCCGGTGTCGACGGGGCCGTGGAACTGATCGGGCCCGGCCGCGTGCAGTTCGCCGTGCACGCGCCGCCCATCGAGGCCGAGGTCGACCCGCAGCTGCTCGCCACCGCCCTCGCGCACCTCGTCGCCGATGTCGCCGGGGTGGACGCGACCGGCAACTCGCCCGTCTCGGCCGGTGGTTACCTGGACAACACCGTCGTGGTGGCGGCGGCGCAGCGCGGTGAGGTCGTACGGATCGAGGTGCGCGGGCCGTACGCCGGGGGAGACCCGGTGCACGAGCCGATCGTGCGCGGGATCGTGCGGGCCCACGGTGGTGTGCTCCAGACGCACGAGGTGCCGGGGATGAGCGGCAGCGCGTTCGTCCTGGAGGTTCCGCTCGGGGGCGGGGCGGGGGCGGTCTCCGCGCCGGCCGCGCCGGAGTCCGCCGGTGACGACAGCACCGACGCCTCCGATCAGACCTCCGGCGGCGGTGGGCGGCGGCGGTCCCGGCGGGCCTCCGTGGACGCCTTCCTGGAGAGCGACACCGCGCAGTCCGCGCCCGGGACGGAGATCGCCGTACCCGGGACGGAGGCGGCGGCGCCGACGGGGCGCAGGCGCAGGCGTGCCGCGCCCCCGGCCCTGGAGGCGCCGGTCGCGGCGACCGAGGTCACGAGCGGCACCGGGCGGCGGCGCGGGCGGCCGGCCGAGGTCGCCGGCGCGGCGGACGGTACGGCGCAGGACGCGGCGGACGGTGTCTCCGAGGGCGCCGTGGTCACGGCCGCCGAGCACGCCGCGGGCTCCGCGGCCGTCGGTACGGGTCTGGGCGGGACCGTTCCGCCGCAGGGTGTGCCCGCGTCCGGCGGTGGACGGCGGGCCCGGCGGGCCGCGGGCGAGCAGAACGCCCTGCCGCCGGCGCTGCCCGCGGCCGCTCCGGCCGACTCCGGCGCGGAGGACCAGGAACCGACCGGGCGCCGCAGGCGTGCCCTCGCCGCCGCACAGGAGCGTGCCGCCGCACAGGACACGGGACCGCGCACGGTGTTCGCGCTGCCGCCGGCCGAGGCTGACCGGACGCCGGACGGCGGGGCCGCCGCCGGGCAGACCGCCGTCGCCGTCCAGGCACCCGCCGCGCAGTTGCCGAGCCAGGGTGCTCCGGGCGCCGGGCCCGCCGACGACCGCGGACGGCACGACGCGGTGCCGCACGACCAGTCCGAGGACCACACGCCGCCCCAGCCGCACCCCGCGAGCGCCCCGACCGGCCGTCGCCGGCGGGCCGTCGCCCAGCAGGCGGAGACGGCGACCGTCGCCCCGCAGGCCATCCCGGCCCAGATGACCCCGGACCAGATGGCTCCGGCGCAGGCCCGGCCCGCGCAGCCGGCCCCGGCCGCGCAACCGGGCCCGGCGACGGCCGACCGGCGCCAGGGCGTGCCCGCGCAGCACCCGTCCGGACAGCTCGGTCTGCCCGCGCCCGCGGTCGCCGAGCCGGTCGCGCAGCCCGCGCAGAGCCCCGGTGCCGCGGCCCGGCCGCTCCCGGCGGAGGCGACGCCCGGGGCCGCCACTCCGGCCCCGCCGCAGTGGCCCGGCACGGCGGCCGGACACGACGACACCTCCGGCGCGGGCGCCCCGGTACCGCCCGCGGGAGCGGCCGTGCCGCCCGACGCCGCGGCGGTGCGGACCCCGGCCGAGGCCGGTGCGCCGACCCCGGCCCCCGGTACCCCGCTGCCCCCCGAGGCGCAGGCCGCCGCGGCGCGGACGCGGACGGCGCAGCCGCTGCCCGCCGAGACCGCCGCCGCGCCGGTGGACCCGAACTCCACACAGGGCCGGGCGATCAGCGTGCGGACGCTCGGGCAGGGTGTTCCGTTCAACCGGCAGGCGGCGCAGGTGCAGCAGCCGGCGGCGGGCGCCACTCCTCCCCCGCAGCAGTCGACCGCCGGGGGACGGCGCCGCAAGCTCGGTACGCCGCCCGACCCGGCCGGGGCGCGTCCGCATCCGCCGGCCGAGCAGACCCCCGTACCGCAGCAGCCGCAGCCGGCCGCGGCGGGGCAGTCACGGCTGCCCGCGCAGCCCAGTGAGGGTGCCGGACGGTCGTACGCCATAGGCGCACCGGACGAGAACGCCGCCGAGGGACCCGAGCCGCTGGACGGTCCGGGCGGTGCCGTGGAGGTCGCCGATACGCCCCGGCCGCAGCCGATGGACGACGAGTTGCCGCCGGAGCCGCTGGACAACCCGCGCCGGCTGCTGGTCTGGCCCGCGCCGGACGTGTCGACCCAGCAGGCGCTCAGCGAGCGCGGCTACCGGCCGGTGATCGTGCACTCGCGCGAGGAGGTCGACGCGCAGATCGCCGCGTTCCCGGCGGCCCTGTTCGTCGATCCACTGACCGGGCCGATCACCCGGACCGCGCTCCAGTCGCTGCGGCAGGCGGCGGTGGCCGCCGAGGTGCCGGTCATGGTCACGGCCGGGCTCGGGCAGGCGACACGCGAGGCGGCGTACGGCGCCGATCCGGCGGTGCTGCTGAAGGCGCTCGCGCCGCGCGACAGCGAGCAGCACCCGCCGCGGGTCCTGCTCATCGAGGAGCACGCGGAGATCGCGCTGGCGCTGACGGCGACGCTGGAACGGCGCGGGATGCAGGTCGCCCGCGCGGCGAGCGACACGGACGCGGTGACGCTGGCGGGGCAGTTCCGGCCGAACCTGGTCGTGATGGATCTGCACCAGGTGCACCGGGGCCGGGCCGGCATCGTCGACTGGCTGCGGGCGAACGGGCAGCTGAACCGCACGCCGCTGGTCGTCTACACGGCCGCCGTCGACCAGGCGGACCTGCCCCGGCTGGCCTCGGGCGAGACGGTGCTGTTCCTCGCGGAGCGGTCCACCAGCGCGGAGGTGCAGGTCCGGATCGTGGACCTGCTGGCCCGCATCGGGACCAACTGA
- a CDS encoding SSI family serine proteinase inhibitor, which produces MSQVTPASPALRAPGTALRRLLLAAGAPLAAITALSAGPASATPAAPGTPVTPTAPAGQFPAGALGAARDGDRLTVTVRDAGGQGARTYELRCNPAGGSHPDAGGACRALDRETRWGSDAFAPVPGDSVCTMQYGGPATARVTGTWSGRPVDATFDRSNGCEIARWDRLVPLLPATGA; this is translated from the coding sequence ATGTCGCAGGTCACCCCCGCCTCCCCCGCCCTTCGCGCGCCCGGCACGGCCCTTCGGCGGCTCCTCCTCGCCGCCGGTGCCCCGCTCGCCGCGATCACCGCCCTGTCCGCGGGCCCCGCGTCCGCCACGCCCGCCGCTCCCGGCACACCCGTCACGCCCACCGCACCCGCCGGTCAATTCCCGGCGGGTGCCCTCGGCGCCGCCCGGGACGGTGATCGCCTCACCGTCACCGTCCGGGACGCCGGCGGGCAGGGCGCGAGGACGTACGAGCTGCGGTGCAATCCGGCCGGGGGCAGTCATCCGGACGCCGGCGGCGCGTGCCGGGCCCTGGACCGGGAGACGCGATGGGGGAGCGACGCCTTCGCGCCGGTTCCGGGGGACAGCGTCTGCACCATGCAGTACGGCGGGCCCGCCACCGCGCGGGTCACCGGGACCTGGTCCGGACGCCCCGTCGACGCGACGTTCGACCGCAGCAACGGGTGCGAGATCGCCCGCTGGGACCGGCTCGTGCCGCTGCTGCCCGCGACGGGGGCGTGA